The DNA segment gacagggacactgtaaataaaaataatttgaaagattgagcaaacctataaagaaaaatgttttatgagtgtttgaatgtggaacatggttaaaaatgcagtgatgcttggagtgattttgcctttacctttcttaaaaactccacagtaaaatgactgtttatgagtgtttgaatatggtgatttaaatgatctgatttttctgtttcttaacggaaacgccgttctaaagcgtctttacatgtatttttgtCGCTTCCACCACCCGTACCGTAAGTGTACGATAggacgcgcaacactaaacaaagtgcggctgcttaaccgtgtattttcaagatgcggctgcttaactttacttgggaacgagttcttctctgctcactgccatgttgtttgtgtatctctgtgGCAAACGCGCAGGGGGAGGGGGGCGGGGGCTGAGTCCAttttcaaatggacatttggtgcaacccagatgaggatgggttccctcttgggtctggttcctctcaaggtttcttccttgtgccatctcggggagtttttccttgccacagttgctcatcagggacaaacatacattacaaagaacatatttacgtttaatcaccacattatctgtgtaaagctgctttgagacaatgttcattgttaaaagcgctatacaaataaaaatgaattgaattgaattgagttcgTTCGAAACTATGGGAGCCCAGAGGAGAGCATTAAAGTCCGCCGACGCCCAGGcctagtaccaacatttaaagtaccaaccgaacctccactctcctacacttctcctttccctgccatctctgtagatgtcttcctcctctcattCTCCTCCTTTGTCCAACactagcccaatttccaccggtatcCTGTTGGCCAACGATACCTGtagcggtcgttggtaacctgggcctcgaccgatccggtataaaattcttatttgtgatccgcatattcgatttggcacatgttttttgctggatgcccttcctaacgcaaccctccccatttatccgggcttgggaccggcactaagagtgcactggcttgtgcaaccctaatggctgggtttttttgcaaattattgtttgtattattcAGTAGCTTATAGAACCATCTTTAGCAGCAATATCTAGAAGTTTTCATGTTCTGTCTGATACAAATTTTAACACCTGATAAGcactgtacttttattattttctggtaATAAAACCATTGAATTCAAAGAGGATGTACTTAAATTTTTACATgacactgtgtgtttgtgtgtgtgtgtgtgtgtgtgtgtgtgtgtgtgtgtgtgtgtgtgtgcgtgcgtgcgtgcgtgcgtgcgtgtgtagtagtagtagtagtagtaataaaataaaataaaaaataaaaatatatatatatatatatatataataatattaataaaagaaagaattataatcaaattaaatattacaaaaagaaCACATCACTATAAATCACATTAGGTTTAttaacaaagacacacacacacaaacaccatggCAGAAAAGAAAAGTCTTACTGTACTGGACAGTGTCCTGCATCTTCTCCCAGAATCTGAACTTCAGGTTGGCCAGATGTTTAGTCACATGGATCAGTGCTCCTGAAAGCTCCTCTGGATGCTGCAGTGTGCACAGAGTTCTGCAAAAACATTCAGGAGTCAGTGTTTCTGTGGATTTGTATTCAGAAACACgaagaaggagagagacaggaagcaCATCACTCACCTTTCCAATGAGGTCTTGTAGTTCTGTAACACAACAAAGCAAATACAAGTGGATGTGATTTACATGTTTACACCACTGAAATGTGATGTTTCTGATGATGGAAAGAagttttactttctcacagtataaatactaaataaatgatcCTCACTTGTAAGAACGAGACGTCTTCAGCTCTCATCTCCTCTTCTGTGGCTCTGATTGTGTCTAAAAGAGATGACATGTCTCTGTTCAGCTTCtcaatcttcttcttcatcatctgactcttctgctcctcttcctctctcagtGCACTGATCCTGGCTGCCTCTTCATCTCGTAGAAACTGGTGAAGCTTCTCAAACTTCTTTTTAATCTGATGCTCTGTGTTTTGTGCCTGAATCTGCAGTGAAGaggaaatcaaataaaatataataaatataacaattataatCTCAAACCCATGTTATTGATTCAAACCTTTATATGTTCTGCAGTCTGACTCCAGATCAGTTTACAGTCTTCAAAGATCTTTAGTTTTTCCTGTAGGGGCTTCAGTGCAGTTTTGAGTTTCTCCTGAAACAAATCAACACACTGCATGGAGactgtgttttacattttattttaaatccaacTAAAATCATTGATGAAGACCATTTTAAACAACAGTATTTGTTCCCATGTAACACATCACCTCGTAGCTAAATCATATTTACCTTACAGTCTGTTACTGCCTCATCAATGGGGCAGAATTTGTGGTTGGTGTGTTTTCTTGAATCTcgacacactaaacacaccgGCTGCTGATCATCCAGACAGAAGAGTTTGAGTTTCTCACTGTGTAAACTGCAGACTGTTTCAGATTCTGATGAAGATCTCTGACTTCTGTCCTGTAAGAAAGTCTCACACAGGTTCTTTAAAGCCAGATTTCGAGGAGGAGTATCTATTGACGACTTCCTCCTACAAACAGGACATTCTCTGGATCCTTTTTTCTCCCAGAACAGCTgcaaacacactttacacacactgtgaCTGCAGCGCAGAAGAACAGGCTCCTTAAAGATTTCACAGCACACAGGACAGGAAAAATCCTCCTCTGAAAACGCTGAAgccattttattttgctgttgtTCTTCTATCCAGTGTGAACGCTCAGTgtttcactttcactttgtTTAAGAAATAATCACTCACTGATTCCAGCTTTCTGTCAGGTTAATCACATGAATTTGTAGGTCCAGTGTGTAAACACTTTCTTTaccactgctgaaaaaaaaCTCAGATTCCTTCATAAATAGAGAATAAAGTAAAACCCACCAGAGCAGAACACTGCAGGCTGTAAATGAAGAACTGCAGTCGTCTCAGACTTGACACTGCCATAATAGGCGGAGTTACAGAATGACATGTTATGACCTGTTACAGTCATCATTTACCTCAGAAACAGCACACAACACTCATGTTCTGACTACAGATGAATTAACTATAATTTTGGGAAAGATTAATCTTAATAGACAAActtattaatagaataattaaataaaatttaataacaGAATTCTTTCATTACTGTCACAgtttagaccaggggtcaccaacaaggtcgcccgcaaggaccacatgagtcgcacATGCTTGCATCtaattttttgttattcttttttaaaacacacttGCACTGATgttaatttgaaaatgacaatattaaaaaaaaaaattcatattagATTAGAGCAGTGCTTCTCAATTATTTTCTGTTACCccaaaatataaagtaaatatttcGCGCCCCCCAACTCTCCGCCACAACTGTAAATAGTATTATTTGTCTATAAAATAGTTATAAGTACACCTCTGTATAACATTGTATCCTTATTAcccttaaagaaaaaagaaagaaatatacatCAACttacaacaaagaaaaactttattaacattgttttttagTCGCTGAAAAAACTCAATTTATTTGGCTTCATGCTGTCCGCTGCCAACATTTTTGGACACAGAAAACACAACGGTCTTTCCTTGTCTCCCACCGTAGTCACAGTGAAGCCAAGCGCTACACACACTTCGTCATATTTCCTCGTCTTAACTTTCAGGGGACACCGTTTGTCTcattatctctgtctctctttgccTTTCTTTTCATCACtgttaaatatttttccatGGTGTTTTTAAGGTTGTTATCTGCACTTCATATCTCCTGCTCTGTACTGTGTGCGCTTGTTCGGTGCAAAAAACCCTACTCCCTGcggcaaaaaaaatgcatgttccCCGGGGTCACACGCGCCCCCCCGGCATCGCTCCGAGCCACAAGGTGCGTGCGCCCCATTATTTGAGAATGACTGGATTAGAGCTAGCTGGTCTACAAGTTAATTTTTATATGTTAAGTAAAgtgatcatttgaaaatgtaaaataaagttttgcatattgatatttatctgtttcctaacctgttaaatcattgttgataattattgtgagaaatcattaacatgatgtGTCtttacatagatgaatatcattaattattaataataacatataattaaaggtaaattgagcaaatttgttattttagaagtgtgtatcaaactggttgcccttcacattaatcggtagcCAAGAAGTAGCTTTCAGTTTCAAAACGGTTGGTGACCCATGTGTAGATTTATAAAGTAGCGACATCGTGTGGAAATGTTTAGAAGTACAGCGAAATATAGAAATCATATCAAATCACACAATTCCACCTACATATAAGCTACTTGTTCATATACATTTTaccattatattatttttagtttatttatttatttgtaccaTGTGAATGATTTTTctatatatacttatttattgcTAAAAATAATTAAGTACTCAGACTTTTGCAGACTATAAGTTGCTTAACCCTCTTgcagaatttattattaatgtggtTGTTATTAATTGTGGAAAATTAATTTTGCAGGAATATGATGCAGTTACACCTGGGCATGTTTAAATGCGTTTTATCGGACTCTCACTGACTTTCGCTCAGTATTTATCTCACATTGCATCTAAAATAGCACTTAAATATGCATTAATATTGTATTAAGTtgaattttattaatgaaagtATTGCTTATTATATCATCATAGCCAATTTAAGTAAAATAGTTAATAGTAAACAAAATAGTAAACAGTTCAGTTTTTACAGATGTGTTATTATTTACTTAGATCAATTTATCTAAAACCTGAATACATcttaaaattttaattgtagatgaaattaaatgaaattgattTTGAGATATAATTAGCTACTTCAATGAAACCAAAAGttatgaaatttaaaataaatcagaataaaaatacaactttaATAATAACTACAATTCAAGttaaagttcaagtttatttctatagcagttttcacaatggacattgtctcaaagcaactttacagaacttaagattttaagtgaatgatgtgtattcaTCCCTGATGAGaagcctggggcaactgtgcaatggaaaaactcccttagatgaacaaggaagaaatcttgagactagccagacacaaaaggggaacccatcctcatttgggtgatatcaagagtgtgattataaatcttaaaacaatgcaaaacacAGGAGAGTAAAAACTATCATGAGTAACGGAGTGTGTGCGATTATGAgaaatgtcctttctacagtcttatacagtcagttgactttgtggaaccaggagcttctgagcaactcataaaatagcttaacatttgagatcatcatagatccaagaccagcttctccatgccagagccctcattaaaaaaagtaactagCTGGCATTTTTAAGTTCAGGtttccacaaaaaaataaaccacaggATGAAAACATAATTCATAAATGTCTGTTCAAATGTtgcatttcaagtcaagtcatgtcaagaagcttttatttaaccatatatagctaacacagtacacagtgaaataaaacaatgttcctccagaacccttatgctacattaaacaacaatcacaaaaacagaaaacacagagctaaggactagtaagtgtccttgccacataaattGCATGtttgcaacctggtgcaaacagtgcaaagacaacacaggataGTTCATGACAACACAAGaaagtgcaaagacaacacaagacagtgcaagacaacacaggacagtgcagcgTATGgttgcagcgtgtggtgtaaatgcaTAATAGAGGCgagagagactccaatgatcttcttagctgtcctcactatcctctgtagggtcttgcgatccaagacggtgcagttcccataccaggcagtgatgcagctgtttAAGAtactctcaatggtccctctgtagaacgtggtcaggatggggtgagggagatgggcttttctcagccttcactggaagtagagatgctgctgggcttttttggtgatggagctggtgttgagtgaccaggtgaaatTATCTGCcaagtgaacaccaaggaatttccacggaggatccatcgatgttcagtggagaatggtcactctgtgttaacaaccatctctttagttttgtcaaagttcagagacaggttgttcgctccacaccaggctgtttaccattgcacctcctctctgtatgctgactcatcgttcttgcttatgagacccaccacggtcgtgtcatccacgaacttaatgatgtgatttgagctgtgcattgctagaCAGTCATAAGTCAGCAGAGTAAACAGCAGTGGactaagcacacagccctgaggtgccccagtgctcagtgtggtggtgctggagatgttgTTTCCAATCCAGAATGAATGAGGTATCCCAGTCAGGAactccaggatccagttacagaggtaGGTGTTCAGGCTCAGTAGGTTCAGCTTCTTagtcaggtgctgagggatgatcgtgttgaatgctgagctgaagtctatgaacagcatccgtACATAAGAGTTCTTGTTGtctaggtgggtgagggccatgGAGATGGCATCTGTGGACCGGTTTGGATGatatgcaaactgcatggggtccagtgcgggtggaCGCTGAGTCTTTATGTCCCTCATGACTAGCCTCTCGAAGctcttcatcatgatgggtgtgagtgtgacgggacgatagtcattgaggcaggagacagtagacttcttcgggACACGGGAAAGATGGTCatcgtcttgaggcacgtgggaacaatgGCGCTGCTCAAGCAGAAgttgaagatgtcggtgaagacatccactagctgttgtgcacattcctTCAGTacccaggaatgttgtctggtccagcagacttccgtgggttaaccctgcatagagttttccttaCTTCAGCTGCAGCTCACTTCACTCCACCATGTTGTTCTGTACCTCGAACCGGatgtagaagtcgttcagcgcatctgggagggaggcatcaCGGTCACAAACAGGTGATGTcgtcttgtagttcgtgatcgcctggatgccctgccacatgtgcCGGGTGTCTCTGCTGTCTTGGAAGTGGCCGTGAATTCTCTTGACGTGTGTGcccttcgcctctctgatggcacgggacagtttagCCATTGCTGTCTTTAAGGCTGTCTTGTCCCCTCCTCTGAAGGcggagtctcttgtttttagaAGCACACgcaccttggcggtcatccacggcttctgttTGGAGCATGTAGTGAtagtcttggagatggtcacatcattattgcacttgccgatgtagctggtcactgttgacgtgtattccaccaagttgatgaaatcgccgttggttgcagcctccctaaacatataccagtcagtgcattcaaagcagtcctggagagcagacatggatcctgctagCTAGGTTCTTACCTGCTTTCGAGCTGGTCTTGGCCTGCTAaatggtctgtatgctgggatcagcataacagagatgtggtctgagtactcATTCTGATTAAATTTAGGCCGCACCATACTGAGATTTGCATGGTAAAAAATCTCTGGCGACAATAAACAATCCatcatggtgtgtgttttgtagtttgCTAATGGTTCCATAGAGTATGCTGAGCGCTTCCttagcgctaggtggtatgtacactccaAGCCcaatagcggtggtgaattcccggggtaaataaaaaggtctacatctcacaaccatAAACTCCAACAGTGATGAGGAGTAGGTGGAAACACGGACAAAGTTCTTACACCGTTCCATGTTGatgtacacagacagacagccgccgcgagt comes from the Silurus meridionalis isolate SWU-2019-XX chromosome 3, ASM1480568v1, whole genome shotgun sequence genome and includes:
- the LOC124383322 gene encoding E3 ubiquitin-protein ligase TRIM35-like isoform X2, which encodes MASAFSEEDFSCPVCCEIFKEPVLLRCSHSVCKVCLQLFWEKKGSRECPVCRRKSSIDTPPRNLALKNLCETFLQDRSQRSSSESETVCSLHSEKLKLFCLDDQQPVCLVCRDSRKHTNHKFCPIDEAVTDCKEKLKTALKPLQEKLKIFEDCKLIWSQTAEHIKIQAQNTEHQIKKKFEKLHQFLRDEEAARISALREEEEQKSQMMKKKIEKLNRDMSSLLDTIRATEEEMRAEDVSFLQNYKTSLERTLCTLQHPEELSGALIHVTKHLANLKFRFWEKMQDTVQYRDAT
- the LOC124383322 gene encoding E3 ubiquitin-protein ligase TRIM39-like isoform X1 translates to MASAFSEEDFSCPVCCEIFKEPVLLRCSHSVCKVCLQLFWEKKGSRECPVCRRKSSIDTPPRNLALKNLCETFLQDRSQRSSSESETVCSLHSEKLKLFCLDDQQPVCLVCRDSRKHTNHKFCPIDEAVTDCKEKLKTALKPLQEKLKIFEDCKLIWSQTAEHIKIQAQNTEHQIKKKFEKLHQFLRDEEAARISALREEEEQKSQMMKKKIEKLNRDMSSLLDTIRATEEEMRAEDVSFLQNYKTSLERTLCTLQHPEELSGALIHVTKHLANLKFRFWEKMQDTVQYIPVTLDPNTVHPELSVSDDLTSVRRINEKQKLPDVPERFDEYCCILGSEGFNSGTHCWDVEVGDCTLWLLGVMTESAERKRNVFSRSGIWFVVYYNGKYKAGSTPQRVTLLSVTQKLQRIRVKLDWERGNLSFSDPVTNTHIHTFTHTFTDKLLPLLNVYGKESPLKILPVQFSVKVNQII